One Streptomyces sp. B21-105 genomic region harbors:
- a CDS encoding NAD-dependent succinate-semialdehyde dehydrogenase, whose translation MTDTPTQLFIGGAWVDAADGATMPVDDPATGEILCHVADAGAKDARLAEEAAVQAQEEWARTAPRARSEILRRAYEIILERTDELAHLMTSEMGKPLAEARGEVAYAAEFFRWFSEEAVRIDGGGGILPDGRNRMLLSRRPVGPCLLITPWNFPLAMGTRKIGPAIAAGCTMILKPAPQTPLSSLALAAILKEAGLPDGVLNVVTTSRAGEVCEPLLRGGRIRKLSFTGSTQVGRILLAQSADAVVRTSMELGGNAPFIVFEDADLDKAVDGAMLAKMRNMGEACTAANRFFVHSSLADEFGRRLAERMGALVVGPGTRDGVDVGPLIDRTGRAKVEELVADAVERGAEVLVGGRAPEGPGCFYPPTVLAGVDPESRLMDTEIFGPVAAILTFDDEDEVVRRANDTPWGLVGYVFTEGLERALRVSERLEVGMVGLNTGLVSNPAAPFGGVKQSGLGREGGRVGIEEFLEYQYLAVPVR comes from the coding sequence ATGACCGACACACCCACGCAGTTGTTCATCGGCGGTGCCTGGGTGGACGCCGCGGACGGCGCCACCATGCCCGTGGACGACCCCGCCACCGGCGAGATCCTCTGCCACGTCGCCGACGCCGGCGCCAAGGACGCCCGGCTCGCAGAGGAGGCGGCCGTGCAGGCGCAGGAGGAATGGGCCCGTACCGCGCCCCGGGCGCGCAGCGAGATCCTGCGCCGCGCCTACGAGATCATCCTCGAACGCACCGACGAGCTCGCCCACCTCATGACGTCCGAGATGGGCAAGCCGCTGGCCGAGGCCAGGGGAGAGGTCGCGTACGCGGCGGAGTTCTTCCGCTGGTTCTCCGAGGAGGCCGTACGGATCGACGGCGGCGGCGGCATCCTGCCCGACGGTCGCAACCGCATGCTGCTCTCCCGTCGCCCGGTCGGCCCCTGCCTGCTGATCACCCCGTGGAACTTCCCGCTGGCCATGGGCACCCGCAAGATCGGCCCCGCCATCGCCGCGGGCTGCACGATGATCCTCAAGCCGGCCCCGCAGACCCCGCTCTCCAGCCTGGCTCTCGCCGCGATCCTCAAGGAGGCCGGGCTGCCGGACGGCGTGCTGAACGTCGTCACCACATCCCGTGCGGGGGAGGTGTGCGAACCGCTCCTGCGCGGCGGGCGGATTCGCAAACTGTCCTTCACGGGCTCCACGCAAGTCGGACGGATTCTCCTGGCCCAGAGCGCGGACGCGGTCGTACGGACCTCGATGGAGCTCGGCGGCAATGCCCCGTTCATCGTCTTCGAGGACGCAGACCTGGACAAGGCCGTAGACGGCGCCATGCTCGCCAAGATGCGCAACATGGGCGAGGCATGCACCGCCGCCAACCGCTTCTTCGTCCACAGCTCGTTGGCCGACGAGTTCGGGCGGCGTCTGGCCGAACGCATGGGCGCCCTCGTGGTCGGCCCGGGCACCCGGGACGGCGTCGACGTCGGCCCGCTGATCGACAGGACCGGCCGCGCCAAGGTCGAGGAACTGGTCGCCGACGCGGTGGAGCGCGGCGCAGAGGTGCTCGTCGGCGGCCGTGCCCCGGAAGGGCCGGGCTGCTTCTATCCGCCGACCGTGCTCGCGGGAGTCGACCCCGAGAGCCGCCTGATGGACACGGAGATCTTCGGTCCGGTCGCCGCGATCCTCACCTTCGACGACGAGGACGAGGTCGTCCGCCGCGCCAACGACACCCCCTGGGGACTCGTCGGCTACGTCTTCACCGAGGGCCTCGAACGCGCCCTGCGCGTCAGCGAACGCCTGGAGGTGGGCATGGTGGGCCTCAACACCGGCCTCGTCTCCAACCCCGCCGCCCCCTTCGGCGGCGTCAAGCAGTCCGGGCTCGGCCGCGAGGGCGGCCGGGTCGGAATCGAGGAGTTCCTGGAGTACCAGTACCTCGCGGTGCCCGTGCGATGA
- a CDS encoding IclR family transcriptional regulator yields the protein MKSVTRSLRVLEAVAQHQPVTVGELTKLFGLPKSTVQRTLVTLNEAGWLRANRRDTTRWEIGARVLAVRPAALQGSSLYAAAREPMMRLRDALNETIHLSVPDALQCMVVVDRVDCDHPVRTFHTIGDTSPLHATATGRAVLAHLPKTEVDELTAGALEGYGEETITDPVALRAEIRRVRERGYAVNHNQYIQGVCAIAAPVLDGDGVPLAAVGISMPDSRFDPDRLAELGRRVTDTAAEITARHLG from the coding sequence ATGAAGAGTGTGACCAGGTCGCTGCGCGTCCTGGAGGCCGTGGCACAGCATCAGCCGGTGACCGTGGGGGAGCTGACGAAGCTCTTCGGCCTCCCGAAGTCGACCGTGCAGCGCACCCTGGTCACCCTGAACGAGGCGGGGTGGCTGCGGGCGAACCGCAGGGACACCACCCGCTGGGAGATCGGCGCACGCGTGCTCGCCGTACGCCCCGCCGCCCTCCAGGGCTCCAGCCTGTACGCCGCCGCCCGCGAGCCGATGATGCGGCTCCGCGACGCGCTGAACGAGACCATCCACCTGTCGGTCCCGGACGCCCTGCAGTGCATGGTCGTGGTGGACCGCGTGGACTGCGACCACCCCGTACGGACCTTCCACACCATCGGCGACACCTCACCCCTGCACGCCACAGCCACCGGGCGCGCCGTCCTCGCCCATCTGCCGAAGACCGAGGTCGACGAGCTCACGGCGGGCGCGCTGGAGGGCTACGGGGAGGAGACCATCACCGACCCGGTCGCGCTACGCGCGGAGATTCGCCGGGTCAGAGAGCGCGGATACGCCGTCAACCACAACCAGTACATCCAGGGTGTCTGCGCCATCGCAGCACCCGTCCTGGACGGTGACGGTGTGCCGCTGGCCGCCGTGGGCATCTCCATGCCCGACTCCCGCTTCGATCCCGACCGGCTCGCCGAGCTGGGGCGGCGGGTTACCGACACGGCGGCGGAAATCACCGCCCGCCACCTGGGCTGA